The following nucleotide sequence is from Nitratidesulfovibrio termitidis HI1.
GGGCGCAAGGCCCATGCCGTCCACCAGGTACAGGGGCAGCACGCTGTACACGGCGTACTCCCCGGCCACCCCTACGGCCAGCAGCCACGCGAACAGCCATGTCAGCGGCGAGCGCAGCACCCCGGCAAATCCTTGTATGGATGGCGGTTCCGCCAGGGTCCGCCCGCCGCGCCCCACCCATGCGAACACCATGCCCGCCAGCATGCCCGCCACGCCCACGGCCAGCAGCACGCCCCGCCAGTCGGTGACGCGCAGGCCCGCTTCGGCCAGCAGCGGCATGACCACGAAGCTGAGGTTAGGCCCCAGTTCGTGGATGGACACGGCCTTGCCCCAGTCGCGCTGGCGGGCAAGGGTGCCCAGCGTGGCCATGCCCGCCGGAAAGTACAGCCCGGCCGCCAGCCCCATGAGCACGAACATGTACCGCGCCGTGGCGTGGTCGCGCACGGCAGCCATGCCCATGAGCACCGCGCCGGTGGCCATGCACGAAAAGGCCGCCATGCGCCGGGGCGTCACCCGGCTGAGCAGGAAGGCGCTGGCCGCAAGGCTGACGGTGAAGCCGCAGGCCATCAGGAACAGCAGGCGGGTGGCCTGGGCATGGTCCAGCCCCAGATCCGACTCTATGGAAAGCAGCAGCGGGGCCAGCATGGCCCGCGAACCGTAGTTGATGAAGAATAGCAGGCCCACCAGCCCCACCCACGGCAGGGCGGCGGCAAAGGAGGGGGCGGTGTCCGCCTGCATGGCGGGCGGCGCGGCGGGCGGGGTGGTATCGGCGGTCATGGCTGAGTCCGGTAGGTGGTGGCCGCAAAAAAACGGGGGGGCAGGGGCCCCCCCGTGCGTTTCGCGTTGCGTCGGGCGGCCTTACAGGCCTGCCGCTTCCTTGACGTAGGCGAAGTCGATGGAGGAGCTGACGAGTTGCGCGCCCTGCCTGATCTTGATCACGTCGCGCAGCTTGTGGCGCGAAAGGATGACTTCCATCTTCTTGGCCACGGTGTACGTGTCGTCGCGCACCACCACGATGGGAATGTTCAGCACTTCGGACCGGGTAAGGATGATGTCGTTGGGGTACAGGTTGCCGGTCAGCACCAGGCACGGGCAGTTGCCTTCCAGCGCCACCAGTTGCACGTCTGACCGGTCCCCCCCCACGATGACGGCGGAATTCTTGTTCTTGCGGAAGTGGGTCATGAAGTTTTCGACCTGCATGGTGCCGATGAGGAAGTTTTCCACCACCTTGTCGGACTTGTTCTGGGCCGAGATGACCTTGCCGCCCAGCCGTTCGGCCAGGTCGCCCACCTTGATGGCCCCCATCAGCGGGTCCTTGGGGATGACGCCCACCACGCGCACGCCGTTGCGCTCCAGGAACGGCTTGATCAGCCCCTCCACCTCGTTCATGAAGTTGGCGGGGATGTCGTTCAGCACCACGCCTGCCAGGTTGTCGCCCAGGGTATCCTTGAGCACCACCAGGTAGTCGTAGTTCAGTTCCTTGTGCAGGCGGTCGATGATGACGGCCTTCAGCCCCAGTTCCTTGACCACGCGGATGCCGTCCACATTGCAGTAGCGGCCCGAATACATGCTGCCGGAACCGGCCACCACCATCACGTCGTGGCGGCTGGCAAGCTGGTTGTAGGCATCGACGATGCCGGGCATGTAGTCTTCGCACTGGCCGCTGAAGGCCCGCACCTTGAAGTCCTGGGTGACCAGCACCGGAGTGACCAGGTTGGATGGTTCTTCCAGCCCCAGCACGTCCTGCACGAAGAAGGCGTCCTCGTCGCCCAGCACGCCGCCGCGTTCCTGCGGCATGGCGCCCACGGGCTTCATGTAGCCCACGTTGTAGCCATCCTTCTGCAGGCGCAGGCCAAGGCCCATGATCACCATGTTCTTGCCGGAATACCCGGCCGTGGAACCCACGTAGATGCCCGCC
It contains:
- a CDS encoding phosphotransacetylase family protein gives rise to the protein MAAGIYVGSTAGYSGKNMVIMGLGLRLQKDGYNVGYMKPVGAMPQERGGVLGDEDAFFVQDVLGLEEPSNLVTPVLVTQDFKVRAFSGQCEDYMPGIVDAYNQLASRHDVMVVAGSGSMYSGRYCNVDGIRVVKELGLKAVIIDRLHKELNYDYLVVLKDTLGDNLAGVVLNDIPANFMNEVEGLIKPFLERNGVRVVGVIPKDPLMGAIKVGDLAERLGGKVISAQNKSDKVVENFLIGTMQVENFMTHFRKNKNSAVIVGGDRSDVQLVALEGNCPCLVLTGNLYPNDIILTRSEVLNIPIVVVRDDTYTVAKKMEVILSRHKLRDVIKIRQGAQLVSSSIDFAYVKEAAGL
- a CDS encoding MFS transporter, yielding MTADTTPPAAPPAMQADTAPSFAAALPWVGLVGLLFFINYGSRAMLAPLLLSIESDLGLDHAQATRLLFLMACGFTVSLAASAFLLSRVTPRRMAAFSCMATGAVLMGMAAVRDHATARYMFVLMGLAAGLYFPAGMATLGTLARQRDWGKAVSIHELGPNLSFVVMPLLAEAGLRVTDWRGVLLAVGVAGMLAGMVFAWVGRGGRTLAEPPSIQGFAGVLRSPLTWLFAWLLAVGVAGEYAVYSVLPLYLVDGMGLAPSTANGLLAASRVITPFAALAGGWVSDRMGARRTITACLALTGVSLLVMAVPSTLVVTAAMTVQGGMTAFIFPAIFKELARCWPAARQPTVLCIATPVSSLLGTGAAPALLGLVGQTLSFRAGFALLGLLALASIIPLRLLPPEPGR